A single genomic interval of bacterium harbors:
- a CDS encoding FecR family protein, with protein sequence MSGLNKNNAGLLWLLAAVLLVCLTVTTVQLTAKATPVAKVSFVVGDVKTQKPNKNDWKKVTFDQPLAAGDKVKSTEDARAEIAFSDGSIIRVDANTQLAIDELKKDSKKGLTATGKVWSGKVWANVNKVSKKSKFELESPTAVAAVRGT encoded by the coding sequence ATGTCCGGATTAAATAAAAACAACGCCGGCCTGCTGTGGCTGCTGGCCGCGGTCCTGCTGGTCTGCCTGACGGTCACCACAGTTCAGCTTACCGCCAAGGCCACCCCGGTGGCCAAGGTCTCCTTTGTGGTGGGAGACGTCAAGACCCAGAAACCTAACAAGAACGACTGGAAGAAAGTGACCTTTGACCAGCCCCTGGCGGCCGGGGACAAGGTCAAGAGCACCGAGGATGCCCGGGCCGAGATAGCCTTTTCGGACGGCAGCATCATCCGGGTGGACGCCAACACCCAGCTGGCCATTGACGAACTGAAGAAGGATTCCAAGAAGGGGCTGACGGCCACGGGCAAGGTCTGGAGCGGCAAGGTCTGGGCCAACGTCAACAAGGTCAGCAAGAAGAGCAAATTCGAACTGGAATCGCCCACCGCGGTGGCCGCGGTCCGGGGCAC